A genome region from Streptomyces sp. NBC_01296 includes the following:
- a CDS encoding carbohydrate ABC transporter permease, protein MTVHSQGAATAPQDAPPKSAGRQQTPPTTTGTTPSSPRRGRTSLPSGWLPYLLIGPAVLSLATLLLYPLVKNVILSFQKVDKIEFIQRKAPFNGVENYTQLLGDAHFWTVVVRTFAFTAANVALIMVIGSLLGILLNRLGTWMRLVLSMALVMAWAMPIVASVTVFQWLFDEQFGVMNWVMRTLGFSGYEQHNWFESGFSTLVIVTVLVVWGSVPFVALNMYAGLTTVSGELYEAARMDGANGWQTFWQVVFPNLKPFFLVTTFLEVIWVFKAFTQVYAMNRGGPDRASETLPVFAFVEGQSQGHYALAAAISVLTIVMLVIVMSFYFRLILKQEEEQ, encoded by the coding sequence ATGACCGTGCACTCCCAGGGAGCGGCGACCGCTCCACAGGACGCACCACCGAAGTCCGCCGGACGGCAGCAGACGCCGCCCACCACCACCGGGACCACCCCCTCGTCTCCTCGCCGGGGCAGAACGTCGCTCCCTTCGGGCTGGCTGCCGTACCTCCTGATCGGGCCCGCGGTCCTCAGCCTGGCCACGCTGCTGCTGTACCCGCTGGTCAAGAACGTGATCCTGTCGTTCCAGAAGGTCGACAAGATCGAGTTCATCCAGCGGAAGGCGCCCTTCAACGGGGTCGAGAACTACACCCAGCTGCTGGGCGACGCGCACTTCTGGACCGTCGTCGTGCGCACCTTCGCCTTCACCGCGGCCAACGTCGCGCTGATCATGGTGATCGGCAGCCTCCTCGGCATCCTGCTGAACCGGCTCGGCACGTGGATGCGCCTGGTCCTGTCGATGGCGCTGGTGATGGCCTGGGCCATGCCGATCGTCGCGTCCGTCACCGTCTTCCAGTGGCTGTTCGACGAGCAGTTCGGCGTCATGAACTGGGTCATGCGCACCCTCGGCTTCTCCGGCTACGAGCAGCACAACTGGTTCGAGTCCGGCTTCTCCACCCTGGTGATCGTCACCGTCCTGGTGGTCTGGGGCTCCGTCCCCTTCGTCGCCCTCAACATGTACGCCGGCCTGACCACCGTCAGCGGCGAGCTGTACGAGGCCGCGCGGATGGACGGCGCGAACGGCTGGCAGACGTTCTGGCAGGTCGTCTTCCCGAACCTCAAGCCGTTCTTCCTCGTCACCACGTTCCTCGAGGTGATCTGGGTCTTCAAGGCCTTCACCCAGGTCTACGCGATGAACCGCGGCGGCCCCGACCGTGCCTCCGAGACCCTGCCCGTCTTCGCCTTCGTCGAGGGCCAGAGCCAGGGCCACTACGCGCTCGCGGCAGCGATCTCCGTCCTGACGATCGTGATGCTCGTGATCGTCATGTCCTTCTACTTCCGCCTGATCCTGAAGCAGGAGGAGGAGCAGTGA